In one Corallincola holothuriorum genomic region, the following are encoded:
- a CDS encoding YitT family protein: MKFHALRWYALLEGCFLVAIGVIILGNADLIVGGSPGLALIAHHYLPLTMGSWLLLANLPFFVLAFLRLRREFALISLACSFIVSLLVDLLGPLLAEVHMPQPLAALLAGLLIGFGLVVLFRQRGSIGGVNILALYLEQRWGWHSAKVILAWDISIGLLSLLIFDWQTVVSSLIAFAVLASVIGRYHPRQVKQPIQPLPSAMTAKGSL; this comes from the coding sequence ATGAAGTTTCACGCGTTACGCTGGTATGCCTTGCTCGAAGGCTGCTTCCTTGTCGCTATCGGTGTCATCATTCTGGGCAATGCCGATCTCATCGTCGGTGGTAGCCCGGGTTTGGCGTTGATTGCTCACCATTATTTGCCGCTTACCATGGGAAGCTGGTTGCTATTGGCTAACCTGCCGTTTTTTGTGTTGGCTTTTCTGCGTTTGCGCCGCGAGTTTGCGCTGATCAGTTTAGCTTGTAGCTTTATTGTTTCTTTATTGGTCGACCTGCTGGGGCCACTGCTGGCGGAAGTGCATATGCCACAGCCATTGGCAGCGTTACTGGCGGGTTTGTTGATCGGTTTTGGTTTGGTGGTGCTGTTTCGTCAGCGCGGCTCTATTGGTGGGGTGAATATTTTAGCGCTCTATCTGGAACAGAGATGGGGTTGGCACTCGGCAAAAGTGATATTGGCTTGGGATATCTCCATCGGTTTGCTGTCGCTATTAATTTTTGATTGGCAAACAGTCGTTAGCTCATTGATTGCATTTGCCGTATTGGCATCTGTGATTGGTCGTTATCATCCACGACAGGTGAAGCAGCCAATCCAGCCGCTCCCATCAGCGATGACGGCTAAGGGTTCGTTATGA
- a CDS encoding YitT family protein, with protein MNTLQQAGFWQRFSNMAALKKFGHEWFARLEGCFLVSLGICFLSAAGLLVSGTAGLSIVTNELLPVTFGFWFFVINLPFFALAIKQLGMAFAWRSLICIVCVSATSDLMIYLIRFEEIPPLMSALIGGGLIGIGLILLFRHGTSLGGVNILALYMEKRTGIHAGKVILMMDLIVVAAGLMLFPLVQVAYSAFSFVVLSSVLGRYHKKAPISQQAEEQAQS; from the coding sequence ATGAATACATTACAACAGGCCGGATTCTGGCAAAGGTTTTCTAATATGGCGGCGTTGAAAAAGTTTGGGCATGAATGGTTTGCGCGCTTGGAAGGCTGCTTTCTGGTTTCTCTCGGAATATGCTTTCTTTCCGCTGCCGGGTTGCTGGTGAGCGGTACTGCCGGGCTATCGATCGTCACGAATGAGCTGCTCCCGGTAACCTTTGGTTTCTGGTTCTTTGTTATCAATTTGCCGTTCTTTGCATTGGCAATTAAGCAACTGGGTATGGCGTTTGCCTGGCGCAGCTTGATCTGTATTGTTTGTGTTTCTGCAACCAGTGATTTGATGATCTACTTGATCCGTTTTGAAGAGATCCCACCGTTAATGAGTGCCTTGATTGGTGGTGGCTTGATCGGTATCGGATTGATCTTATTGTTTCGTCACGGAACTTCGTTGGGTGGTGTGAATATTCTTGCGCTGTATATGGAAAAACGTACCGGTATTCACGCAGGCAAAGTGATCTTGATGATGGATCTGATTGTTGTTGCCGCCGGATTAATGTTGTTTCCGTTGGTGCAGGTGGCTTATTCAGCCTTTAGCTTTGTGGTGCTGAGCTCGGTGTTGGGGCGCTATCATAAGAAAGCGCCCATCAGCCAGCAGGCAGAAGAGCAAGCGCAGAGCTAG
- a CDS encoding DUF3313 domain-containing protein produces the protein MYNISSSHLVIIVLVSVLSGCIAKPDVAATYSGFLGGGSDYALLKPVTDKDGHVTAMRYRHPSFTLDAYDHIMIEPVKFYLRTDLAKMTSLTDEQKQEIGRLFSKKLIAAVDGRFTLVDKPGPKTLVIKPAISGVALARPDMAGTDYLPIGFVVRSLDEMGQTADQVTVVFFEGEFIDGATGMRVGALVEGHQGRTVARGALLSMDDLKPALTYWANKLKSALYQNSVGKETVEQVN, from the coding sequence ATGTACAACATCTCTTCATCCCATCTCGTCATCATAGTTCTAGTTAGTGTCCTGTCTGGGTGCATTGCTAAGCCAGATGTAGCTGCAACCTACTCAGGTTTTTTAGGAGGCGGTAGCGACTACGCATTACTGAAACCTGTCACAGATAAAGATGGTCATGTCACAGCAATGCGCTATCGACACCCCTCTTTTACGCTAGACGCTTACGATCACATCATGATCGAACCGGTCAAATTTTACCTACGCACAGATTTGGCAAAAATGACCAGCTTAACCGATGAGCAGAAACAGGAGATTGGCCGATTATTTTCAAAAAAGTTGATAGCGGCAGTGGATGGACGCTTTACCTTAGTGGATAAACCCGGCCCTAAAACCCTAGTGATTAAGCCCGCAATCTCGGGCGTCGCACTCGCCCGTCCAGATATGGCCGGTACAGACTATTTACCGATTGGATTTGTGGTTCGTAGCCTCGATGAAATGGGACAAACGGCAGATCAGGTGACCGTGGTATTTTTTGAAGGAGAGTTCATTGACGGAGCAACCGGCATGCGTGTTGGCGCCTTGGTTGAAGGGCATCAGGGCAGAACAGTGGCACGAGGAGCATTATTGTCAATGGATGATCTTAAGCCCGCACTTACCTATTGGGCAAACAAGCTTAAAAGCGCACTATACCAAAATTCAGTAGGCAAAGAGACAGTAGAGCAAGTTAACTAG
- a CDS encoding FAD-dependent oxidoreductase produces MTSAMCVQTAKEAIPNSHPIIVVGTGPVGIRAAQELRQRMPTQPLTLFGGEPWQPYDRIKLSSLLAGELGLDEISLERFRRQGNDHHQTQHLNCPILEIDRTNQQVKDVHGQWHHYSKLILAVGSHPHIPKIAGTELKGVYTFRNLNDAQALMARTARARHVVVIGGGLLGLEAAKAMQWGNTRVTVVQQGETLMNRQLDKLGGSYLQQSIEQSGIDVLTGNGVREIRGVERVEQIVLRDGTELTADTVIVAAGITPNRELALAAHLPVGHGIRVNDQLQTEDPNIYAVGECAEHGGVTYGLVAPGYEQAAVAAEHIAHQRGQYVGSLNVTALKVVGEEVFSMGEVTQLPKRIAQQELVFQDNEHYRKIVVHKGRLVGAISVGPWSEVRRIQEHVRQKRPLSIWQQWRFKRYGNIWPDNDDLSIQAWPAEAIVCNCMNISKGQLVDCVNTGCQNIQALSNKTGAGTVCGSCKPLLQEVCGSQQPLEPVRWSRSLALLSLLCIIGASLFTLFPSPISESVQQGWWLEQLWRDGTWKQVSGFTILGLSVAAALLSLRKRIKKFTLMNFEHWRLVHTVVGALTVSTLLIHTGLSLGSNLNRWLMISFLALLTIGCGAAIHSAISHKLSLSGSRRWQKIWLWGHILAFWPLPVLLTFHVLSVYYF; encoded by the coding sequence ATGACATCTGCGATGTGCGTACAGACAGCAAAAGAAGCGATTCCCAACAGCCACCCCATTATCGTCGTGGGAACCGGCCCGGTGGGAATTCGTGCTGCCCAAGAGCTTCGCCAACGCATGCCGACACAACCGCTGACACTGTTTGGTGGTGAACCATGGCAACCATACGACCGAATTAAGCTCTCCTCTTTACTCGCTGGTGAGCTAGGCCTCGACGAAATCTCTTTGGAGCGATTTCGTCGCCAGGGCAATGATCATCATCAGACCCAACACCTCAATTGTCCGATCCTCGAAATAGACCGAACGAACCAACAGGTCAAAGACGTTCACGGACAATGGCATCATTACAGCAAGCTCATACTTGCGGTGGGCTCTCACCCCCATATACCGAAAATTGCTGGCACCGAACTGAAAGGTGTCTATACCTTTCGGAACCTCAATGATGCCCAAGCATTGATGGCACGCACAGCCCGTGCTCGTCATGTCGTCGTCATCGGCGGCGGTTTGCTCGGCTTAGAGGCTGCCAAAGCGATGCAATGGGGCAATACCCGCGTCACCGTTGTTCAACAGGGTGAAACCTTGATGAACCGGCAACTGGATAAGCTGGGTGGAAGCTACCTGCAGCAGTCGATAGAACAATCCGGGATCGACGTACTTACCGGAAATGGCGTGCGCGAGATCCGCGGCGTAGAACGAGTTGAACAGATAGTACTGCGCGATGGCACAGAGTTAACAGCTGACACAGTGATTGTGGCCGCAGGGATCACGCCGAACAGGGAGCTCGCGCTTGCCGCACATCTGCCGGTCGGTCACGGTATCCGCGTCAACGATCAACTGCAGACTGAAGATCCCAACATCTACGCCGTCGGTGAGTGTGCGGAGCATGGCGGTGTCACCTATGGCTTAGTCGCACCTGGCTACGAACAAGCTGCTGTCGCGGCGGAACATATCGCACATCAGCGTGGGCAGTACGTCGGCTCCCTCAATGTCACCGCCCTTAAGGTGGTTGGCGAAGAGGTTTTCAGTATGGGTGAGGTCACCCAACTACCGAAACGTATTGCGCAACAGGAACTGGTATTTCAGGACAATGAGCATTATCGCAAGATAGTGGTACACAAAGGTCGCTTAGTCGGCGCCATCAGTGTCGGCCCCTGGTCCGAAGTTAGGCGAATACAGGAGCATGTCAGACAGAAGCGACCGCTCTCCATCTGGCAACAATGGCGTTTCAAACGTTACGGCAACATCTGGCCAGACAACGACGATCTCAGCATTCAAGCTTGGCCAGCGGAAGCGATCGTTTGCAACTGCATGAATATCAGCAAAGGCCAGCTGGTTGATTGTGTGAATACCGGCTGCCAAAACATACAAGCGCTGTCGAATAAGACCGGTGCCGGTACTGTGTGTGGCAGCTGTAAACCGCTGTTACAAGAAGTCTGTGGCAGTCAACAACCTTTAGAGCCTGTGCGCTGGTCAAGGTCACTGGCACTGCTCAGCTTGTTGTGCATCATTGGCGCTAGTCTGTTTACCCTGTTCCCATCACCAATTAGCGAGTCGGTGCAACAGGGGTGGTGGTTGGAGCAACTGTGGCGCGATGGCACCTGGAAACAAGTCAGTGGCTTCACCATTTTGGGGTTGTCAGTCGCTGCCGCCCTATTAAGCCTGCGAAAACGAATTAAAAAATTCACCCTGATGAATTTCGAACACTGGCGCCTAGTACATACAGTGGTAGGCGCATTAACAGTCAGTACGTTGCTTATTCACACCGGATTAAGTTTGGGTAGCAACCTGAATCGATGGCTAATGATCAGCTTTTTAGCACTACTAACCATTGGTTGCGGTGCAGCGATCCATAGCGCAATCAGCCACAAGCTCTCGCTCAGCGGCAGTCGCCGCTGGCAGAAGATTTGGCTATGGGGCCACATTCTTGCGTTCTGGCCTTTGCCAGTGCTGCTGACCTTCCACGTGTTATCGGTTTATTACTTCTAG